The stretch of DNA AAGCTTAATCGCTGCGTTAATAAAATACCATAGTAACATTGGCAAAACTCTCAGTTGATGAGATAAAAAAGAGATCTAAAGGAGGAATCAGTGTCGAAAAAAATAACGGGACATTTTGACGATTTAATTGAGATGGCATCAGAGTTTGTACAAAAGCAAAAGGGAGTGTGGGACCACACAGCATGGACTAATTTTCTTGCCGAAGCAAAGACTATGGGCTATGAGGTAAACGATGAGTTAAAGTCATATCTTGGCACCTTACTTGACTCCATGAAGAGAGTTTACAATGCCGCTGCTGCCACAGAAAGTATCACTAAGCTTATGTCAAGCATGGCGGAAAACACAGTTGATTTCATGAAAAAGACAAAAGGTGTATGGGATCATGACGGCTGGCAGAGCTACCTTAAGGACATTCAGAAAAAGGGTCTGGATTTAAATGACGAGACAACCAAGTACCTCGGTGGCGTGTTGGAGGCATCCAAGGATCTTTATGCATTTCCACCAATTGCCAGCAAAATGATGGCAAAGGCTACTAAGAAGTCTAAAGAAGCCTAAAGACACAGCGGTAGCAGCATAGGTGGCTTTTACAGTTAACGAGAGGGGCCGATAAAAGATGTGTGGTCGTTAAGCAGAGGAAGATTGATATTATGTTATCTATTAGGATAGTTAAAACAGCCGTATGTTTTTTGCTGTTGTCGGTGCTTTTGGTAAGTTGTGGGTTTATTTCAGACGGCCCCTCCGGTTGGGCAGTGAACAATATTAAGCTTCCTGTAGCTAAGGGCCCAGCCTCAAGCGGGTATAAAGAGGGCTTAGCTTGTATTTATGCTGCATTTGGTATGATTTCTATTGGGGACGCCTCAATAGAAAGCGCTACAAGACAGGGCGGCATAAAAGAAATATATACCATTGATACAACTGCGCAGAGCTTCTTTGGCGTTTACACCAGACAATGCACAGTTATTGTAGGAAATTAGAACAAGGTATATATAGCAAATTAATGAAAAGGTTATAACGGCAATGGCAGGGTAGAGAGTGCTGGGTAATGGGCGTTGTACGTCTTACTCTCTCCGGTCTCTGTCATTTGATGTGGTGGTGCAACTAAAACATTTACGATAATTAGTTCGTTACGTATCGCTTAGGATGGCCTTTTTGATACAGTCTGCAAAACGCTGTCTAAGTTCAGGGTCATTGATTACGGCGGTTATTTCCTCAATGTATTCTTTGTCGCTTTCTTTTAAAACTTTTGGCAGGCTTTTTGGGTTCTCTTCCATTATAACTTCAGGAATGTCTCTGACCCGGAACTTTATTTCACTTATTTTGAATTCCTGTAGTTTTGAAATCATCATCCCTCTGTAGAAATGCAGCTCTTTAAGCCAAAGCTCCGATGATACATCTACAGTGAGACGGCCACTTTGAAAGAATACTGGCCGTGTGTTATCGGCAACAGTGCCTTTAAACACCACACCCCATTTGTTTTTTATTCTCTCTAAAGTAAAGCCATCCTGTATTCCAAGATCACTACAAAGAGACTCCAACAAAGAGGCGGATGTTATCATTTAATTGTAATGGTTATATCGCTTTTGTAACAAATCCGGAACGTAAACACCTTGTACACACTACCACTCTTCTGGGGCCTTTACTGGTTATAGCTTTTACTTTCTGAAGGTTAGGTTTAAACCATCTCTTGGTTCTGTTATTCGCATGACTGACGTTGTTCCCAACGGTTTTTGCCTTACCACAAACTGTGCAGGTTGCCAACTTTACATCCTCCTTAAATATTTCTTCGCTCTTTTCTTATATTACTCTTATGTAATCTGTGTATT from Nitrospirota bacterium encodes:
- a CDS encoding 50S ribosomal protein L28, with product MATCTVCGKAKTVGNNVSHANNRTKRWFKPNLQKVKAITSKGPRRVVVCTRCLRSGFVTKAI
- a CDS encoding DUF721 domain-containing protein, yielding MITSASLLESLCSDLGIQDGFTLERIKNKWGVVFKGTVADNTRPVFFQSGRLTVDVSSELWLKELHFYRGMMISKLQEFKISEIKFRVRDIPEVIMEENPKSLPKVLKESDKEYIEEITAVINDPELRQRFADCIKKAILSDT